A stretch of the Filimonas lacunae genome encodes the following:
- the ispF gene encoding 2-C-methyl-D-erythritol 2,4-cyclodiphosphate synthase, with translation MATKLRVGSGVDFHQLVEGRDFWLGGVKVPHIKGALGHSDADVLLHAICDALLGALGLGDIGLHFPDTSNEFKNIDSKILLARVMELIKKEGYQVVNVDSTLCLQAPKIKPYVPVMQQTIADILGVSVKEVSIKATTTEELGFVGREEGVVAYATALLEGC, from the coding sequence ATGGCAACAAAGTTAAGAGTAGGATCAGGGGTTGATTTTCACCAGCTGGTAGAAGGCAGGGATTTCTGGTTGGGTGGCGTTAAAGTTCCTCACATAAAGGGAGCTTTGGGGCACAGTGATGCAGATGTGTTGTTGCATGCTATCTGCGATGCTTTACTGGGCGCATTGGGCCTGGGTGATATTGGCCTGCATTTTCCGGATACTTCTAACGAGTTTAAAAATATTGACAGCAAAATATTACTGGCCCGGGTAATGGAGCTGATTAAAAAAGAGGGTTACCAGGTGGTAAACGTAGATAGTACCCTGTGTTTACAGGCGCCTAAAATAAAACCTTATGTGCCGGTGATGCAGCAAACCATTGCTGATATACTTGGGGTTTCGGTAAAAGAGGTTTCTATCAAGGCTACTACCACCGAAGAGCTGGGTTTTGTAGGCAGGGAAGAAGGTGTGGTTGCTTATGCCACCGCATTGCTGGAAGGCTGTTAA
- the dut gene encoding dUTP diphosphatase, giving the protein MEKLSVKIINQSGFSLPAYATTGSAGMDIRAHLTEPIILQPLQRTLVPTGLFIALPEGFEAQIRPRSGLAIKQGLTCLNTPGTIDADYRGEIKVILINLSNEEQTIQPGDRIAQMVIQQVSQIEWEVVADLDATERGSGGFGHTGKI; this is encoded by the coding sequence GTGGAAAAATTAAGCGTTAAAATAATCAATCAGTCGGGGTTTTCACTCCCCGCTTATGCTACTACAGGTTCGGCCGGAATGGACATTCGTGCGCATTTAACCGAACCTATTATATTGCAACCGCTGCAACGGACCTTAGTACCAACCGGTTTGTTTATAGCACTGCCTGAGGGTTTTGAAGCCCAGATAAGGCCCCGTAGTGGTTTGGCTATCAAACAGGGGCTTACCTGCCTGAATACCCCTGGCACGATTGATGCAGATTACCGGGGGGAAATAAAAGTGATTCTGATTAACCTTTCCAATGAAGAACAAACCATTCAGCCGGGCGACCGCATTGCGCAGATGGTGATTCAGCAGGTTTCACAGATAGAATGGGAAGTGGTTGCCGATCTGGATGCCACAGAAAGAGGTAGCGGAGGATTTGGTCACACAGGGAAAATTTAA
- the bshA gene encoding N-acetyl-alpha-D-glucosaminyl L-malate synthase BshA translates to MRIGIVCYPTFGGSGVLATELGKALADKGHSVHFITYQQPVRLNVFNTNIYYHEVRVPTYPLFDYPPYEVALASTMVDVIRNHDLDLLHVHYAIPHASAAYMAKQILAKQGREIPFITTLHGTDITLVGRDKTYEPVVTFSINESDAITAVSDNLKEETYRSFQITKDIDVIHNFVDVKRFNKKPIDAFRKVIAPNDEKILVHASNFRKIKRVQDVIKILASAIDKVPAKLLMVGDGPERPMAEELARELGVDEHVRFLGKQEQMEEIMAVSDVFILPSEYESFGLAALEAMAARMPVISSNAGGLPEVNIEGVTGYLTKVGDVAAMSEKVVELLTNEDKLNIFKEQAYEQACRFDIHNIIPKYEKLYSRFCRMEPCF, encoded by the coding sequence ATGCGTATAGGAATTGTATGCTACCCCACCTTTGGGGGTAGTGGCGTATTGGCTACAGAGTTAGGGAAAGCATTAGCAGATAAAGGACACTCAGTACATTTTATCACATACCAGCAACCGGTTCGGTTAAACGTTTTTAATACCAACATTTATTACCATGAGGTAAGGGTACCTACCTATCCCTTGTTCGATTATCCACCCTACGAGGTGGCACTGGCAAGTACCATGGTAGATGTTATCCGTAACCACGATCTGGATCTGCTGCATGTGCATTATGCCATACCACACGCTTCTGCTGCGTATATGGCTAAACAAATACTGGCTAAGCAAGGCCGGGAAATTCCTTTTATTACCACATTACATGGCACCGATATTACCCTGGTAGGCCGCGATAAAACCTACGAACCGGTAGTTACTTTCTCTATCAACGAAAGCGATGCCATTACCGCGGTATCGGACAACCTGAAAGAAGAAACCTATCGCTCATTCCAGATTACCAAGGATATAGATGTGATTCACAACTTTGTGGATGTAAAACGCTTCAATAAAAAGCCCATCGACGCGTTTAGAAAAGTAATTGCCCCCAACGATGAAAAAATTCTGGTGCATGCTTCTAACTTCCGTAAGATAAAAAGAGTGCAGGATGTGATTAAAATACTGGCCAGTGCTATTGACAAAGTACCGGCAAAGCTTTTAATGGTGGGTGATGGCCCTGAACGTCCTATGGCAGAAGAACTGGCCAGAGAATTAGGTGTAGATGAGCATGTGCGCTTTTTGGGGAAGCAGGAGCAAATGGAAGAGATTATGGCAGTATCTGATGTGTTTATTCTGCCGTCTGAATATGAAAGCTTTGGTTTGGCTGCGCTGGAAGCAATGGCTGCCCGCATGCCAGTGATCAGTTCCAATGCCGGTGGCTTACCTGAAGTGAATATAGAAGGTGTTACCGGTTATTTAACCAAAGTAGGGGATGTAGCCGCTATGAGCGAAAAAGTAGTGGAGCTATTAACCAACGAAGACAAACTGAATATATTTAAAGAGCAGGCCTATGAGCAAGCCTGCCGCTTTGATATTCATAATATTATTCCTAAGTACGAGAAGCTGTATAGCCGCTTCTGCCGTATGGAGCCTTGTTTTTAA
- the porV gene encoding type IX secretion system outer membrane channel protein PorV, giving the protein MKLIAFGAKSLLLIMVLSGSILVASAQSINVVTSAVPFLRISPDARAGGMGDVGIATLPDANSSFWNQAKIPFATQKSAIGVTYTPWLSDITSDVYLATLAGYHQLDEEQAITASLRYFNMGNIQFTNINNEPLGQSTPRELAFDLGYTRKLTSKLSVGVQLRYINSKLVTGPVGNVNYKPGNAFAADLSVFHNGLDDKGQGFTWGVTLSNLGTRISYTDNAANKDYIPANMGVGGAYTFALDEDSKLTFGADLNKLLVPAMPVGASTDEQKEYYNRNVFESWFKSFGGANGGLKTVQVSTGAEFAYMNQFFARAGYFFEDKSQGGRKYITMGVGFRYNIVGANFSYLIPSGSGVTRNPLSNTLRFGLSFDLSGSKD; this is encoded by the coding sequence ATGAAACTGATTGCTTTCGGGGCTAAATCATTATTATTAATAATGGTCCTATCAGGCAGTATACTGGTAGCAAGCGCACAAAGTATTAACGTAGTAACAAGTGCGGTGCCCTTTTTACGCATATCACCCGATGCACGGGCCGGGGGCATGGGCGATGTGGGTATAGCTACCCTACCCGACGCCAATTCCTCTTTCTGGAACCAGGCAAAAATTCCCTTTGCTACTCAAAAATCAGCAATAGGTGTTACTTATACCCCCTGGTTAAGTGATATTACCAGCGATGTTTACCTGGCTACCCTGGCTGGTTACCACCAGCTGGATGAGGAACAGGCTATCACTGCTTCTCTGCGTTATTTTAACATGGGTAATATCCAGTTTACCAATATCAATAACGAGCCGTTAGGGCAATCTACCCCACGCGAGCTGGCTTTTGACCTGGGTTATACCCGCAAGCTTACCAGCAAGTTATCAGTAGGCGTGCAGCTACGGTATATCAATTCTAAACTGGTTACAGGCCCTGTGGGTAATGTTAACTACAAACCGGGTAACGCTTTTGCTGCGGATTTATCTGTGTTCCATAATGGACTGGATGATAAAGGCCAGGGTTTTACCTGGGGTGTTACTTTATCTAACCTGGGTACCCGCATCAGCTATACAGATAACGCGGCTAATAAAGATTATATCCCTGCCAATATGGGCGTAGGTGGTGCATACACTTTTGCTTTGGACGAAGACAGCAAATTAACATTCGGTGCCGACCTGAATAAGCTGTTAGTACCAGCAATGCCAGTGGGAGCCAGCACAGATGAGCAAAAAGAATATTACAATCGCAACGTGTTTGAAAGCTGGTTTAAATCGTTTGGTGGTGCTAATGGCGGTTTAAAAACTGTTCAGGTGTCTACCGGTGCTGAGTTTGCTTATATGAACCAGTTTTTTGCCCGCGCTGGTTACTTCTTTGAAGATAAATCGCAGGGAGGACGTAAGTACATCACCATGGGTGTAGGTTTCCGCTACAACATTGTAGGCGCTAACTTCTCTTATTTAATACCTTCCGGCTCAGGAGTAACACGTAACCCATTATCTAATACTTTACGTTTTGGACTTTCTTTCGACCTCTCTGGAAGTAAGGATTAG
- a CDS encoding DUF4292 domain-containing protein, with amino-acid sequence MKFLVYSATACLVLAVACRPAKKVQRIENAISKKDTVAKVVVKPEDVVDSMSLVQTEVKKLHNHKIPFTTFSGKVRVEYEDKDGGNQANANIQMQKDSAIWISLTGPFNIEGFRLLVTKDSVRLMNKIKKTVQFRSIEYLQELTQIPFDFYTLQDLIIGNPVFIDGKVHSYKNSDNGLQVLILGKLFKHLVTIDVPNQRVLHSKLDDVDSVRNRTCDITFDKYETNNDISFSTYRKISVAEHSRLDVSLEFKKYSFTDPVSFPFNIPKNFKKK; translated from the coding sequence ATGAAGTTTCTTGTTTATAGTGCAACAGCCTGTTTAGTACTGGCAGTAGCATGCCGGCCTGCAAAAAAAGTGCAGCGTATTGAAAATGCCATTTCTAAAAAAGACACCGTAGCGAAGGTGGTGGTGAAGCCTGAAGATGTAGTGGATTCTATGTCGCTGGTGCAAACCGAAGTAAAAAAACTGCATAATCATAAAATTCCCTTTACCACCTTTAGTGGCAAGGTAAGAGTGGAATATGAAGATAAAGACGGTGGCAACCAGGCCAACGCCAATATACAGATGCAAAAAGACAGTGCTATCTGGATCTCCCTTACAGGCCCGTTCAATATTGAAGGTTTTCGCCTGCTGGTTACCAAAGACAGCGTGCGCCTGATGAACAAAATCAAAAAAACGGTACAGTTCAGAAGTATTGAATATTTACAGGAGCTTACACAAATACCTTTTGATTTTTATACGCTACAGGACCTTATTATAGGCAACCCGGTATTTATTGATGGGAAAGTTCATTCCTACAAAAATTCAGACAATGGCTTGCAGGTGTTAATACTGGGCAAGTTATTTAAGCACCTGGTTACCATTGATGTACCTAACCAAAGGGTACTGCACAGCAAACTGGATGATGTGGATTCGGTGAGAAACAGAACCTGTGACATTACTTTTGATAAGTATGAAACCAATAACGACATCAGCTTTTCTACCTATCGCAAGATATCTGTAGCAGAACATTCCAGGCTGGATGTTTCATTAGAATTTAAAAAGTATAGCTTTACCGACCCGGTAAGTTTTCCGTTCAATATTCCGAAAAACTTTAAGAAGAAGTAA
- a CDS encoding UDP-N-acetylmuramoyl-tripeptide--D-alanyl-D-alanine ligase, whose amino-acid sequence MLISELYSLFKQYPSVQTDTRKLQKGDLFFALKGPSFNGNEFALQALEAGAAYAIIDEAPAVPDSRLILVEDALTTLQQLAGYHRDQFTIPFIAITGSNGKTTTKELVNAALSAHYITYTTQGNLNNHIGIPLTLLRVKEDAQMAVIEMGANHQKEIEGYCQYTKPTHGIITNCGKAHLEGFGGIEGVRKGKGELYDYLRANKGTVFAFDDYDYLHDMSKGIEHIVWYGTGKGTITGQVKASEPFLDVTVTGGVAFHTLQTQLVGDYNLPNVLCAITAGHYFQVPDAAIQQAIEAYKPSNSRSQLIEKGTNSIILDAYNANPTSMRAAIQNFAALHAPAKVLLLGAMMELGQESKQEHQALVTLLQQYQWNQVVLVGGDFKGIAGPYLYFENALDAKAWLQQQHFEHTHILVKGSRSTGMERVLAEG is encoded by the coding sequence GTGCTTATCTCCGAATTATATTCCCTGTTTAAACAATACCCGTCTGTTCAAACAGATACCAGGAAACTACAAAAGGGCGATTTGTTTTTTGCGTTAAAAGGCCCCAGCTTCAATGGTAACGAATTTGCGTTGCAGGCTCTGGAAGCCGGTGCCGCTTATGCTATTATTGACGAAGCCCCGGCCGTGCCCGATAGCAGGTTGATACTGGTAGAAGATGCGTTAACCACCCTGCAACAGCTGGCAGGTTATCACAGAGATCAGTTCACTATTCCTTTTATAGCTATTACCGGCAGTAATGGCAAAACCACCACCAAAGAGCTTGTGAATGCCGCTTTAAGCGCCCACTATATCACCTATACCACACAGGGCAATCTCAACAACCACATAGGCATACCGCTTACCCTGTTGCGCGTAAAGGAAGATGCACAAATGGCTGTTATTGAAATGGGTGCCAACCACCAGAAAGAGATTGAAGGTTATTGCCAATATACCAAACCCACCCACGGCATTATCACCAACTGCGGCAAAGCCCATTTAGAAGGCTTTGGCGGCATCGAAGGAGTAAGAAAGGGGAAAGGGGAACTGTACGACTATTTACGCGCCAATAAGGGCACTGTATTCGCATTTGACGATTATGATTACCTGCACGATATGAGCAAGGGGATAGAACATATTGTATGGTATGGCACCGGCAAAGGCACCATCACCGGCCAGGTAAAGGCCAGCGAACCTTTCCTGGATGTTACCGTAACCGGCGGCGTAGCTTTCCACACTTTACAAACCCAACTGGTAGGTGACTACAACCTGCCTAATGTATTATGCGCTATTACTGCCGGGCACTATTTTCAGGTGCCGGATGCTGCTATACAACAAGCCATAGAAGCATACAAACCCAGCAACAGCCGGTCGCAACTGATAGAAAAAGGCACTAATTCCATTATACTGGACGCCTATAATGCCAACCCTACCAGCATGCGTGCCGCTATTCAAAACTTTGCGGCCTTACATGCACCTGCCAAAGTGTTATTACTGGGTGCCATGATGGAACTGGGACAGGAAAGCAAACAAGAACATCAGGCACTGGTAACCTTGTTACAACAATACCAATGGAACCAGGTAGTGCTGGTAGGTGGCGATTTTAAAGGAATAGCCGGCCCTTACCTGTACTTTGAAAATGCACTGGATGCTAAGGCATGGTTACAACAACAACATTTTGAACATACACATATACTGGTAAAAGGGTCGCGCAGCACTGGCATGGAACGTGTTTTAGCAGAAGGATAG
- a CDS encoding DUF885 family protein, with product MRAYWVYLAFLTASELMMINRSSAQVADMNVYEQTSEVNNLMVQYQADRGSLERFYHIEFLPERRQRLQQMTEGYVQRVARLPFDQLNTGAKVDYVLFKRDLEETLFQLKEEAAQYEAVKQWFPYATQLYSAVALRSRGALPDAAKMAGEWNNIAKDIVLQQKALAQKGPASAQQCIAAIHIITGLSQAVKSVYEFYNGYDPLFTWWMPQPYEKLQALLQEEIAFFKEYKSKVSTQEKDGSGIVGNPIGREALVRKLKLEMIPYTPEELLSIADKEFAWCDKEMLKASNEMGFGNDWHAAMEKVKNSYVTPGNQPTAMLQLYNESVDFIKQHDLITLPPLAEETWRMSMMSPERQLVNPFFLGGEEFIISYPTNTMSHDDKLMSMRGNNPHFSRATVHHELLAGHALQEFMQSRYKSYRHFETPFWIEGWALYWERLLWDLKFPQSPEDRIGMLFWRMHRCARIIFSINYHTGKWTPQQCINFLVERVGHEKANAEGEVRRSFVGGYDPLYQIAYMMGGLQFEALRKELVDGGKMTYKQFHDAIIKENMMPVEMVRAILTNQPPKKDFVTSWRFYK from the coding sequence ATGCGTGCTTATTGGGTATATCTCGCTTTTTTAACAGCATCAGAATTAATGATGATCAACAGAAGTAGTGCGCAGGTTGCGGACATGAATGTGTATGAGCAAACAAGTGAAGTAAACAATCTGATGGTGCAATACCAGGCTGATAGAGGAAGCCTGGAACGCTTTTACCATATAGAGTTTTTGCCTGAAAGAAGGCAACGTTTGCAACAGATGACAGAAGGCTATGTGCAAAGGGTAGCCCGGTTGCCTTTTGACCAGTTGAATACGGGAGCTAAAGTGGATTATGTATTGTTTAAGCGCGATCTGGAAGAAACCCTGTTTCAACTGAAAGAGGAAGCGGCACAGTATGAAGCAGTGAAACAATGGTTCCCTTATGCCACTCAGTTGTATAGCGCTGTAGCATTGCGTAGCAGAGGGGCGTTGCCTGATGCGGCAAAGATGGCAGGCGAATGGAATAATATAGCTAAGGATATTGTGTTACAACAAAAAGCTTTAGCACAAAAAGGGCCTGCTTCGGCACAGCAATGTATTGCGGCAATTCATATCATTACCGGCCTGAGCCAGGCCGTAAAAAGTGTGTATGAGTTTTACAATGGATATGATCCGTTGTTTACCTGGTGGATGCCCCAGCCTTATGAAAAGCTACAGGCATTATTGCAGGAGGAGATCGCTTTTTTCAAGGAATACAAAAGCAAGGTTTCTACACAGGAAAAAGATGGTAGCGGCATAGTAGGAAATCCTATAGGCCGGGAAGCTCTGGTACGTAAGCTAAAGCTGGAAATGATCCCTTACACTCCGGAAGAACTGCTGTCTATTGCTGATAAGGAATTTGCCTGGTGCGATAAAGAAATGTTGAAGGCCTCTAACGAAATGGGTTTTGGTAACGACTGGCATGCTGCCATGGAAAAAGTAAAGAACAGCTATGTGACACCCGGTAACCAGCCTACTGCCATGTTACAACTGTATAACGAATCGGTTGACTTTATTAAACAACACGATTTAATTACGTTACCGCCACTGGCAGAGGAAACCTGGCGTATGAGCATGATGTCGCCGGAAAGACAATTGGTAAATCCGTTTTTCCTGGGTGGAGAAGAGTTTATTATTTCTTATCCCACTAACACCATGAGTCATGATGATAAGCTGATGAGCATGCGTGGTAATAACCCGCATTTTTCAAGAGCCACGGTGCATCACGAGCTACTGGCCGGACACGCCTTGCAGGAGTTTATGCAAAGCAGGTATAAATCGTACCGTCATTTTGAAACACCTTTCTGGATTGAAGGATGGGCATTATACTGGGAGCGTTTGTTGTGGGACCTGAAATTTCCGCAATCACCGGAAGACAGGATTGGTATGTTGTTCTGGCGCATGCACCGTTGTGCGCGTATTATCTTCTCCATCAATTATCATACAGGTAAATGGACTCCACAGCAGTGTATTAACTTCCTGGTAGAGCGTGTGGGACACGAAAAAGCCAATGCTGAAGGAGAGGTGCGCCGCTCGTTTGTTGGTGGGTATGATCCATTATATCAGATTGCCTATATGATGGGAGGTTTGCAGTTTGAAGCATTGAGAAAAGAACTGGTAGATGGTGGCAAGATGACTTATAAACAATTTCATGACGCCATTATCAAAGAAAATATGATGCCTGTAGAAATGGTAAGGGCTATTCTTACCAACCAGCCACCGAAAAAGGACTTTGTTACCAGCTGGCGGTTCTACAAGTAA
- a CDS encoding peptidoglycan DD-metalloendopeptidase family protein, with amino-acid sequence MTTKKLFLSLVVLLVTLSGSAQTKDEIQKKQQDLQQELADLNKTYNEIKQNKKISLGQLAVVQRKIRAREELISTLNKDLRRIDDDIYLTTLEMNRMRRELDTLKQNYAQSLVFAYKNRSNYDYLNFIFSATSFNDAVKRVEYLRSYRQFRATQVDNIVKTQQVLQEKSSYLSSSKTNKNSALKEQGAQMIGLEEEKKEKDQVVQELKGRESEISAQIKEREVSRQRLKKALDQAIRREREALIREAKKREEQAKIAREKAAEEDRKRKAALAAKEEQDRKAAVAAANVNKEKEKENATAAAQPPRTNPAPTPSSTTTPPKKDEPATGMVGIGNKNREVSIFETTPEGLERSLNFEHNKGHLPWPADAGYVSTHFGPYTIPNTPLHGVSDGIVITMSKGASVKAVADGEVSTIADFGDGQAVIVIHGKYFTTYSNLGSVSVSKGDKVKAGTLLGKVAAGDDGEGQLTFMVTNDKGNLLNPEQWLKRK; translated from the coding sequence ATGACCACTAAAAAGCTGTTTTTATCCCTTGTTGTACTGTTGGTAACCCTGTCGGGTAGTGCCCAGACGAAAGATGAGATCCAGAAAAAACAGCAGGACTTGCAACAGGAGCTTGCCGATTTAAACAAAACCTATAACGAAATCAAGCAGAATAAAAAGATTTCGTTAGGTCAGCTGGCGGTGGTGCAACGTAAAATACGTGCCCGGGAAGAGTTGATTTCTACACTGAACAAAGATTTACGCCGTATTGATGATGATATTTATTTAACCACGCTGGAAATGAACCGCATGCGGCGTGAGTTAGATACTTTAAAGCAGAACTATGCGCAAAGCCTGGTTTTTGCTTATAAAAACCGCAGTAACTACGATTATCTCAACTTTATATTCTCTGCTACCAGCTTTAACGATGCCGTTAAAAGGGTAGAGTATTTAAGAAGCTACCGCCAGTTCAGGGCTACCCAGGTAGATAATATTGTAAAAACCCAGCAGGTATTACAGGAAAAATCCAGTTATCTGAGTTCCAGTAAAACAAACAAAAACAGTGCGCTGAAAGAACAGGGCGCTCAAATGATAGGACTGGAAGAGGAGAAAAAAGAGAAAGACCAGGTAGTACAGGAACTGAAAGGAAGGGAATCGGAAATTTCTGCCCAGATAAAGGAACGTGAGGTTTCGCGCCAGCGGTTAAAGAAAGCACTGGATCAGGCTATACGTCGTGAAAGAGAAGCGTTGATTCGTGAAGCCAAGAAAAGAGAAGAGCAGGCCAAAATAGCCAGAGAAAAAGCAGCCGAAGAAGACCGTAAACGTAAAGCGGCACTTGCTGCCAAAGAAGAGCAGGACCGAAAAGCGGCTGTTGCCGCTGCGAATGTGAATAAAGAAAAAGAAAAGGAGAATGCAACAGCTGCTGCACAGCCGCCACGCACCAATCCTGCACCAACTCCAAGCTCCACTACCACTCCGCCTAAAAAGGATGAGCCTGCAACAGGTATGGTAGGAATTGGAAATAAAAACCGGGAAGTGAGCATTTTTGAAACTACACCGGAAGGCCTGGAAAGATCATTGAACTTTGAACATAATAAAGGGCATTTGCCGTGGCCGGCCGATGCGGGCTATGTATCTACCCACTTTGGTCCTTATACCATTCCTAACACTCCTTTGCATGGTGTAAGTGATGGTATTGTAATTACCATGTCAAAAGGCGCCAGTGTAAAAGCTGTTGCAGATGGCGAGGTGTCTACTATCGCCGATTTTGGTGATGGACAGGCTGTAATTGTAATACACGGTAAATACTTTACTACTTATAGTAACCTGGGCTCGGTAAGTGTGAGTAAAGGGGATAAAGTGAAGGCGGGTACTTTATTAGGTAAAGTAGCTGCGGGAGACGATGGAGAAGGGCAGCTTACCTTTATGGTTACAAACGATAAAGGTAACCTGCTGAATCCCGAACAATGGTTAAAAAGAAAATAG
- a CDS encoding DUF983 domain-containing protein, with protein MHTNCPTCGQQTEIEVGFYYGTSYVSYALGVAFSVAMFVAWWVLLGISIYDNSLFWYLGVNSVLLLLLQPVLMRLSRTLWLSWFVKYDPNWETKEAAKPERIVPEQMGNW; from the coding sequence ATGCATACTAATTGCCCTACCTGTGGTCAGCAAACAGAAATTGAAGTAGGCTTTTACTACGGCACCAGCTATGTAAGCTATGCTTTGGGAGTAGCATTTTCTGTAGCTATGTTTGTTGCCTGGTGGGTTTTACTGGGTATCTCTATTTACGATAACAGCCTGTTCTGGTACCTGGGCGTGAACAGTGTATTACTATTATTATTACAACCCGTTTTAATGCGCTTAAGCCGCACGTTGTGGCTAAGCTGGTTTGTAAAGTACGATCCTAACTGGGAAACAAAAGAAGCCGCCAAACCAGAACGTATTGTGCCCGAACAAATGGGCAACTGGTAA
- a CDS encoding SUMF1/EgtB/PvdO family nonheme iron enzyme: MQQRLRNCTLLLATLGSFAACKPKQAKSDVTGWNYNDGKKSSGFYVAKAKDIKTGPGLVFVQGGTFTMGATQEDVMGDWNNVPRRVTINSFFMDKTEVANVHYREYLFWLENVFQDPQYEAVVKGAKPDTLVWRSELSYNEPLVEYYFRHPSYNYYPVVGVTWKQAYDFCIWRTDRVNEKELIDKGYQSQNVLKQELNGGGQENFNTKSYLMGEYQGVPGKPKKNPLKDAQGRPRNTVKFEDGILLPDYRLPTEAEWEYAALGLITENPQQRKSEKQRGEELISNKQIYSWKNDGYDNLRATRKGNWQGAFLANFKRGNGDYMGTPGGLNDRSAYPSEVTAFFPNGFGLYNMSGNVNEWVADVYRPTTGVDMDDVSPFRGNEFKKIDVSGGEGNLRDSLGRIKYIPESDSVLRERRNYQKSYAINYLDGDSLSTSSYGYGVTTLISDKSRVIKGGSWNDMAYWLSPGTRRFLEEDQSSSTVGFRCAMTHYGSPEGPATKFKNGNFFPTRRQKR, encoded by the coding sequence ATGCAACAAAGACTTAGGAATTGTACGTTGCTGCTCGCAACCCTTGGCAGTTTTGCTGCCTGTAAACCCAAACAAGCCAAGTCGGACGTAACCGGCTGGAACTACAATGATGGTAAAAAATCAAGTGGTTTCTACGTGGCAAAAGCAAAAGACATTAAAACCGGCCCCGGTCTTGTTTTTGTACAGGGTGGTACTTTCACCATGGGTGCAACGCAGGAAGATGTGATGGGAGATTGGAACAACGTTCCCCGCCGTGTTACCATCAACTCGTTTTTTATGGATAAAACGGAAGTGGCTAACGTTCACTACCGTGAATATTTATTCTGGCTGGAAAACGTGTTTCAGGATCCTCAGTATGAAGCAGTGGTAAAAGGTGCCAAGCCAGATACCCTGGTATGGCGTAGCGAGTTAAGCTATAACGAACCATTAGTGGAATATTACTTCCGTCACCCATCTTACAACTATTATCCGGTAGTAGGTGTAACCTGGAAACAGGCTTATGACTTCTGTATCTGGCGTACCGACAGGGTAAACGAAAAAGAATTAATTGACAAAGGTTACCAAAGCCAAAATGTGCTGAAGCAGGAATTAAACGGTGGTGGCCAGGAAAACTTCAACACCAAATCTTACCTGATGGGTGAGTACCAAGGTGTACCTGGTAAACCTAAAAAGAATCCGCTGAAAGATGCACAAGGCCGTCCTCGTAATACTGTTAAGTTTGAAGATGGTATCTTATTACCTGACTACCGCCTGCCTACAGAAGCAGAGTGGGAATATGCTGCTTTAGGTTTAATTACCGAAAACCCACAACAACGTAAAAGCGAAAAGCAACGTGGTGAGGAGTTAATCAGTAACAAACAAATTTATAGCTGGAAAAACGATGGATACGATAACCTGCGCGCTACCCGTAAAGGTAACTGGCAAGGTGCTTTCCTCGCTAACTTCAAACGTGGTAATGGTGACTACATGGGTACTCCCGGTGGTTTGAATGACCGTTCTGCTTACCCTTCTGAAGTAACTGCTTTCTTCCCTAACGGTTTCGGCTTATACAACATGAGCGGTAACGTAAACGAATGGGTTGCTGACGTATACCGTCCAACAACTGGTGTTGATATGGATGACGTGAGCCCATTCAGGGGTAACGAATTTAAAAAGATAGATGTTAGCGGTGGTGAAGGTAACCTGCGCGACAGCCTGGGTAGAATCAAATACATTCCTGAAAGTGATTCTGTACTGCGTGAGCGTCGTAACTATCAGAAATCATATGCTATCAACTACCTGGATGGTGACTCTTTAAGTACTTCTTCTTACGGTTACGGTGTTACTACCTTAATCAGCGATAAGTCAAGAGTAATTAAAGGTGGTAGCTGGAACGATATGGCTTACTGGTTAAGCCCCGGCACACGCCGCTTCCTGGAAGAAGATCAAAGCAGCAGCACGGTAGGTTTCCGTTGTGCAATGACACACTATGGTTCTCCTGAAGGCCCTGCTACCAAATTCAAAAATGGTAACTTCTTCCCTACCAGAAGACAGAAAAGATAA